Part of the Prosthecobacter algae genome is shown below.
TTGTTCGTCGTATAGACAATCAGCCCTGCCCCATCGCGGGTCGGGTTCACCGTTTCATAGGCGAGGAAGGAAGAAGAGGCACGAACGGCCGGACTTTCATTCACATCGGTGACGATGACAGTCAAAGCCTGGACATCATTCAAGGCAGGCATGCCACTGTCTGTCACAGTCACCGTGACGTCGTAGATATTGTTCAGGCCACTATCCGCAGGAGCCTCAAAGTTAGGCGCGGTGATGAAGCGGAGCACGCCCGTGGCGGAGTCCAGATTGAACAGGGCCGCATCCGCACCGCTCTTGGTGTAGGTCAGCGTCTGCGCAGGCAGGTCCGCATCCGTCGCCGTCACCGTCGTCACCGCCGTGCTGTTTTCAGCCACGTTGATGGAGGCTGTGGCATCACCACCGTTGCTAGTGATCACTGGGGCAAAGTTCGGCACCACATAGGTGAACAGCGTGTTCGCCGCATTGGTGCCACTTGGTGTCGTCACCAACACACTTGCCGCGCCTGCCGTGCCTGCCGGAGTCACCGCCGTGATCTGCGTGGCACTGTCCACCGTGAAGCTCGTCGCAGCCGTGCCACCAAAAGTGACCGCCGTGGCGTTGGTGAATTCCGTGCCGGTGATTGTCACACTCGTACCGCCGAGGGTGGTGCCTGAAGACGGAGCCACATTCGCCACCGTCGGCGCAGGCGGTAAGACTTGAATGGTGAAAGTCTGCGCAGCGCTGCTATCCACACCGCCTGCTGCCGTGCCGCCGTTGTCCACGGCAGTCACCGTCACAATGGCTGAACCCACCGTATTGCCTGGAGTAAAGGTCAGCGTGCCATCGTTCGCGATGGCTGGCTGGGTGGTGAAGAGTGCATTGTTATTGTTCGTCACCGTGAAGCTCACCGTCTGTCCATTGTCTGAGGCTGGCCCCGGGCTGATATTGAAGGCAAAGTTAGGCGTCGTGGATGTGCCTGAGCCGGCCAACGCCTTCACCACAGGAGGCAGCGGTGCGGGGACTGAGGTAAAGATCTGACCATTGAACACGGCTGCCGCTAGCTTGCTTCCATCTGCCGATGAGGCGACCGCTATCCAGCGCCGGCTGGTATCCTGGGCTGTCCAGGTCACCCCGCTATCGCCCGAGATGTAAACGAAATTAAAGTTCACGGTTGCCACCAGCTTGCTCCCATCCGCTGAGGAGGCGATGGAGTTCCAATTTCGGCTGCTATCCCGCGCTGTCCAGGTCACGCCACTGTCCGTGGAAGTGTAGATCTGGCCGCCTAACACGGCTGCGGCCAGCTTGCTGCCATCCGTGGAGGAGGCGATGGAATTCCAATTTCGGCTGCTGTCCCGCGCCGTCCAGGTCACCCCACTGTCAGTCGAGGTATAGACCTGACCTCCATACACGCCGGCCACCAGCTTGCTGCCGTCTGCCGAGGAAGCGATGGTTTGCCAATTGAAAGTGCCACTGGCCTGGGCCGTCCAGGTCACGCCGCTGTCGATCGAGGTGTAAATAGAACCGGCGTAAGCCGTCGCCGCTAGTTTACTACCATCTGCGGAGGAGGCGATAGAACTCCAATTGCGACTGCTGTCCCGCGCCGTCCAGGTCACGCCGCTGTCGGTCGAGGTGTAGATCTGTCCACCGCTCACGACAGCGGCCAGCTTGCTGCCGTCTGCGGAGGAAGTGATGGAAGTCCAGTTACGGCTGCTGTCCCGTGCCGTCCAGGTCACGCCACTGTCGGCTGAGGTAAAGATAAGACCCCCAAAGATCACAGCGGCCAGCTTGCTACCGTCCGCAGAAGACGTAATCGCACTCCAACTTGAAAAGCCGCTTGTTCTCTGCGTCCAGACCACCCCAGCCGGCCCGAGATCGCCGAGAGGCAGGTTGAAGCTCGGAGCCGAGTTAGGCACAAAATAAGTGAAGAGCGTGTTAGCCGCATTCGTACCGCCTGCGGTGGTAACTAGAACACTGGCTGGGCCCGCGGTGCCAGCCGGAGTGGTGGCGGAGATGGTCGTGGCATTAAGGACCCTGACTCTCGACGCTGGCGCACCGCCAAAGGTCACACCCGTGGCTCCTGTGAAGTTCGTTCCAGTGATTGTCACGCTGGTTCCTCCCACGGTGCTGCCCGTTGCAGGGTTGACGTTGGTGACGGTGGGCGGAGCAATGTAGGTAAACAGCGTGTTCGCCGCGTTTGTACCACCTGCGGTCGTGACCAAGACGCTCACTGCACCGGCGCTGCCTGCCGGAGTCACCGCCGTGATCTGCGTGGCGCTGTCCACCGTGAAGCTTGTCGCAGCCGTGCCGCCAAACGTCACCGCCGTGGCTCCCGTGAAGTCCATGCCGGTGATCGTCACGCTCCTGCCGCCTGCCGTGCTGCCTGTCGCAGGGGAGACGTTGGTTACGGTCGGGGCAATCGCTGCCTGGCCGAGATTAAAGATGTAGGCCGCTCCCGCTTCAGTAGCGTTGTCATTGCTACCATCACCACCGACGGTGGTCGCATCACTATCCTCAAAGCTAGCACCGATGATGGCGGTGTGACCAGACACGGCCACGGAGAGGCCGAAGCGGTCGGTCGTCCCAGTGTTGCTGGCTTTCAGATAGTCCTTTTGTGTCCAGACGCCCGCGCTCCGGGTAAACACATAGGCCGCACCCGATGCAGAAGTGCTATTGTCCGCCTGATTCCCGTTGACTCCAGTCGCGTTGCTATCCTCTGCGAAGGCTCCGATAACAGCGGTGTTGCCAGATAGGGCCACAGACAACCCAAAGTTATCATAGGCCTGAGAGTTACTGGCTTTCAGGTAGGCCTCCTGGCTCCAGGTGGAGCCGCTGCGAGTAAACACATAAGCCGCACCGGAGGAAAGAGCACTGGTATCTGCTTGATTCCCGTTGACTCCAGTCGCGTTGCTGGCTTCCCCGTAGGCCCCGATGACGGCAGTGTCACCGGACACGGCCACGGAGCGACCGAAGCGGCCATCTACCTGGGAGTTGCTGGCTTTCAAATAGGCCTGCTGGGTCCAGGTCGTGCCGCTACGGGTAAAGACATAGGCCGCGCCGGAGGCAGTGGCGCTGTTGTTGAATTGATTCCCCCCGACGCCGGTCGCGTTGCTGCTCTCCCCGTAGGCCCCGATGATGGCGGTATCGCCGGATAGGGCCACGGAGTAACCGAAGTTGTCATACTCTCTTGTGTTGCTGGCTTTCAAATAAGCCTGCTGGGTCCAGGTAGAGCCGCTGCGGGTAAAGACATAGGCCGCGCCCGCGTAAAAGGCGCTGTTGTCCGCTTGATTCCCGTTGACGCCGGTCGCGCTGCTGGCCTCCGCGTAGGCCCCAATGACGACAGTGTCACCGGACACGGCCACCGAACATCCAAAGTTGTCATACGCCTCGGAGTTGCTGGCTTTGAGATAGGCCTGTTGGGTCCAGACGCCCGCCGTGCGGGTGAAGATGTAGGCTGCGCCCGAGTAAGAGGCACTGTTGTCGGCACCATTTCCATTGACACCGGTCGCATTGCTGCCCTCCGAGTACGCCCCGACGACGGCTGTGTCACCAGAGACGGCTACCACTTGACCAAAAAAGTCCCCCGCCTCAGCGTTACCGGCTTTGAGATAGGCCTCCAGGGCGGCTATCGGGGTCGGTGCGGTGTAGGTAAACAGCGTGTTCGCCGCATTCGTACCACCTGCGGTGGTAACTAGGACACTGGCTGTGCCTACGGTGCCTGCCGGTGTCACCGCCGTGATCTGCGTGGCGCTGTCCACCGTGAAGCTCGTCGCATTCGTGCCGCCGAAGGTCACCGCCGAGGCTCCTGTGAAACCGGTACCAGTAATCACCACACTCGTGCCGCCAAGTGTGCTGCCCGTCGCAGGGGAGACGTTGGTGACCGTGGGCGGAGCAATGTAAGTAAACAGAGTGTTCGCCGCATTCGTTCCGCCTGCGCTCGTTACCAAGACGCTGGCTGTACCTGCACTGCCTGCCGGTGTCACCGCCGTGATCTGGGTGGCGCTGTCCACCGTGAAGCTCGTCGCAGCCGTGCCGCCGAAAGTCACTGCGGAGGTGCCTGTGAAGCCTGTGCCGGTGATCGTCACGCTTGTGCCGCCAAGCGTGCTGCCTGTCGCAGGGGAGACGTTGGTGACCGTGGGCGGAGCAATGTAGGTAAACAGAGTGTTCGCCGCATTCGTTCCGCCTGCGGTCGTGACCAAGACGCTGGCTGTACCTGCACTGCCTGCCGGAGTCACCGCCGTGATCTGCGTGGCACTGTCCACGGTGAAGCTCGTCGCTGCCGCACCGCCGAAAGTCACTGCGGAGGTGCCTGTGAAGCCTGTGCCCGTGATCACCACACTTGTTCCGCCAAGCGTGCTACCCGTCGCAGGGATGACGTTGGTGACCGTGGGCGGAGCAATGTAAGTGAACAGCGTGTTCGCTGCATTTGTACCACCTGTGGTCGTAACTAGGACACTGGCTGTGCCTGCGGTGCCAGCCGGGGTCACTGCCGTGATCTGCGTGGCGCTGTCCACCGTGAAGCTCGTCGCAGCCGTGCCGCCAATGGTCACGTCGGTGGCTCCTGTAAAGTCCGTGCCCGTGATCACCACGCTCGTGCCGCCTGCGGTCGGGCCGCTATTGGGGGCGACGTTGGTCAGGGTCGGCGCAGCCACCGCCGCGCCGAGGCCCGAGAAAATGTAGGCCGCGCCGGAGCCTGAAGCGCTGTTGTCCAGGCCATTGCCATTGATGGTGATGGCGTTACTGTCCTCCAAATAGGCCCCGACGATAACGGTGCCCCCGGACGTATCCACAGAGATACCGAAGTTGTCCGTCGTATCTGGGTTGTTAGCTTTCAAATAAGTTTGCTGGCTCCACAGCCCACCGCTGCGAGTGAATACGTAGGCTGCACCGGAGCTTGGGGTGCTGTTGTTGCTGCCATCGCCATTGACCGTGTTGGCGTTGCTGTCCTCAAAGCTGGCGCCGATGACGGCGGTATCCCCCTCCAGGGCCACGCCGCGCCCAAAACTGTCATTCGCTTCGGCATTGCTGGCTTTCAGGTAGGCCTGCTGGCTCCACGTCGTGCCGCTGCGGGTGAAGACGTAAGCTGCACCAGCGCTTGAGGCGCTGTTGTTGGAGCCGA
Proteins encoded:
- a CDS encoding IPT/TIG domain-containing protein, with translation MIYRWSAPLALFAALSLSFPQLQAEPTAVSKASRASGTKGQSQQITSPDQVPQGLAKSDWQSIRAAHEAGQHAFQPVQGKDGHWQARNPGQQWHTTFDQRGFMAIPQGGGWTWGLELQSYGFGQQQRAVQGKPGVRAEGQRLSYQWDEDVQEWFVNDQRGLEHGFTIVGRPAADSAPGSQPALLSFTLSTRGGLTPKVASDSVQFLNATGTTVLNYSGLKVWDADGKTLPAHFEPAGIHGFRLLVDESTARYPITIDPVAQQAYLKAGNSGAGDSFGLSVAVSGDTAVVGAYLEDSNATGVNGNAASNDSNDSGAAYVFVRSAGVWTQQAYLKASNTDANDQFGWSVDVDGDTIVIGAWTEDGGAIGVNGDASNNGAIDSGAVYVFTRSGTTWTQQAYLKANNTGAGDLFGVSVALSGDTAVIGANREDSNATTVNGDSSNNTATEAGAAYVFTRSGTTWTQQAYLKANNHGPDDRFGSDVAVSGDTAVIGAPFEDSNATTVNGSGANNTASNAGAAYVFTRSGSAWTQQAYLKANNAETLDNFGNYLAVDGDTAVVGATGEDSNATTVNGLGSNNSASSAGAAYVFTRSGTTWSQQAYLKASNAEANDSFGRGVALEGDTAVIGASFEDSNANTVNGDGSNNSTPSSGAAYVFTRSGGLWSQQTYLKANNPDTTDNFGISVDTSGGTVIVGAYLEDSNAITINGNGLDNSASGSGAAYIFSGLGAAVAAPTLTNVAPNSGPTAGGTSVVITGTDFTGATDVTIGGTAATSFTVDSATQITAVTPAGTAGTASVLVTTTGGTNAANTLFTYIAPPTVTNVIPATGSTLGGTSVVITGTGFTGTSAVTFGGAAATSFTVDSATQITAVTPAGSAGTASVLVTTAGGTNAANTLFTYIAPPTVTNVSPATGSTLGGTSVTITGTGFTGTSAVTFGGTAATSFTVDSATQITAVTPAGSAGTASVLVTSAGGTNAANTLFTYIAPPTVTNVSPATGSTLGGTSVVITGTGFTGASAVTFGGTNATSFTVDSATQITAVTPAGTVGTASVLVTTAGGTNAANTLFTYTAPTPIAALEAYLKAGNAEAGDFFGQVVAVSGDTAVVGAYSEGSNATGVNGNGADNSASYSGAAYIFTRTAGVWTQQAYLKASNSEAYDNFGCSVAVSGDTVVIGAYAEASSATGVNGNQADNSAFYAGAAYVFTRSGSTWTQQAYLKASNTREYDNFGYSVALSGDTAIIGAYGESSNATGVGGNQFNNSATASGAAYVFTRSGTTWTQQAYLKASNSQVDGRFGRSVAVSGDTAVIGAYGEASNATGVNGNQADTSALSSGAAYVFTRSGSTWSQEAYLKASNSQAYDNFGLSVALSGNTAVIGAFAEDSNATGVNGNQADNSTSASGAAYVFTRSAGVWTQKDYLKASNTGTTDRFGLSVAVSGHTAIIGASFEDSDATTVGGDGSNDNATEAGAAYIFNLGQAAIAPTVTNVSPATGSTAGGRSVTITGMDFTGATAVTFGGTAATSFTVDSATQITAVTPAGSAGAVSVLVTTAGGTNAANTLFTYIAPPTVTNVNPATGSTVGGTSVTITGTNFTGATGVTFGGAPASRVRVLNATTISATTPAGTAGPASVLVTTAGGTNAANTLFTYFVPNSAPSFNLPLGDLGPAGVVWTQRTSGFSSWSAITSSADGSKLAAVIFGGLIFTSADSGVTWTARDSSRNWTSITSSADGSKLAAVVSGGQIYTSTDSGVTWTARDSSRNWSSIASSADGSKLAATAYAGSIYTSIDSGVTWTAQASGTFNWQTIASSADGSKLVAGVYGGQVYTSTDSGVTWTARDSSRNWNSIASSTDGSKLAAAVLGGQIYTSTDSGVTWTARDSSRNWNSIASSADGSKLVATVNFNFVYISGDSGVTWTAQDTSRRWIAVASSADGSKLAAAVFNGQIFTSVPAPLPPVVKALAGSGTSTTPNFAFNISPGPASDNGQTVSFTVTNNNNALFTTQPAIANDGTLTFTPGNTVGSAIVTVTAVDNGGTAAGGVDSSAAQTFTIQVLPPAPTVANVAPSSGTTLGGTSVTITGTEFTNATAVTFGGTAATSFTVDSATQITAVTPAGTAGAASVLVTTPSGTNAANTLFTYVVPNFAPVITSNGGDATASINVAENSTAVTTVTATDADLPAQTLTYTKSGADAALFNLDSATGVLRFITAPNFEAPADSGLNNIYDVTVTVTDSGMPALNDVQALTVIVTDVNESPAVRASSSFLAYETVNPTRDGAGLIVYTTNNAAALAAQPFNRVRYRMDNTTGGVAYYADASFDAWGGLTVAGLKVPDAGNIVTTQRSVTNVSIRSNHPGVTNSNTEQGRLELWTNDYATTGIIGGSSTVYDYDDTPQSPVIGYGSFQLHNLSATVPETVFAWNNHAAGVIPDVGFGNATTGIHPDWTFSNTGTNAWRMQIYIENNFVPPTMSFTEDVVGNILFFNSPFLDD